Part of the Paludisphaera borealis genome, TTCTTGGCACGACGAACCTCGTTCATGACGGCCTTGATCCGCTCCTCGAACTGGCCGCGGTACTTGGTGCCGGCGACCATCATGGCGAGGTCGAGCACGACGATCCGCCGGTCGCGGAGCAACTCGGGGACGTTGCCGTCCACGATCAACTGCGCCAGGCCCTCGACGATCGCCGTCTTGCCCACGCCCGCCTCGCCGAGGAGGACCGGGTTGTTCTTGGTGCGCCGGGAGAGAACCTGGATCACCCGTTCGATTTCGTTTTGGCGGCCGATGACCGGGTCGAGCTTGGTTTGCCGCGCCAGGTCGGTCAGGTCGCGACCGAAGGAATCCAAGGCCGGAGTCTTGGATTTATTGCCTTTTGACGTGGCACCGCGTTCACTTTCGCCGCCAGCGTCCATCCCGTGACCGAGCAAGTTCAGCACCTCCTCGCGCACTTCTTCCAGCTTCAGGTTCAGGTTCATCAGAACCTGGGCCGCCACTCCTTCTTGCTCGCGCAACAGGCCGAGCAAGAGATGTTCGGTTCCCACATAGTTGTGGTTCAGATTGCGGGCTTCCTCGATGGCGTACTCGATGACCTTCTTGGCTCGAGGAGTCTGGGGCAGCTTCCCCATCGTGACCATTTCGGGACCGGCCTGGACGATCTTCTCGACCTCGTTGCGAATCTTACGCAGATCGACGTCCAGATTCCGCAGGACGTTGGCGGCGACGCCGCTGCCTTCCTTGATCAGGCCGAGCAATACGTGTTCCGTGCCGACGTACTCGTGATTGAAGCGCTGGGCCTCTTGATTGGCCAGTTGCATCACTTTACGAGCGCGGTCGGTGAAGCGTTCATACATGCGGTCTACTCCGATCCGACATTCCTAGCGGCGCCGAGCCGTCCCCGGGAGCGTTCTCACGAAACGACTCTTATTGTACACGCGTTGGCCGCTGTTGGTTCAGTGCAGCTCTCCCGAGCGGAGCGATTTTTACGATTGCGACGGGGAAAACCCCGACTTCGCGACGGTCGACGCCCCCCTCGCCCCGCTCTTGACGGGGCCGAGAACGACGCAGGCTCGTCGCCGATATTCCCAGTATACTACGGGAAGCCGGCGCGAGCCCGAGTGCGACGCACAAAGCACCCCGATCGACCCCTTCAAGGCCGATCGAGTCTGGCCAGCGCGGTCTCGACCTCCCACCGCCACTTCGAGCCCCCGTCCTGCTCAAGGCACTGGCGGAAGGCCCGCCTCGCCGGGCCGAATTGCTGCGTCCGGACGAGGATCGTCCCCAGTTGCATGAGTGCGTCGGCGTCGGAGTCGTCCATCGCCAGAATCCGCTCGATCCGTTTCCGCGACTCGTTCCAGCGGCCCTGAAGGTACTCCTCCATGGCTTCGTGGAACAGGCGGTCGATCTCGCGACGATGCCGGTCGGGATGGCAGAGCCACACCCACCACACCGTGTACGCGAAACTCGCCGACCACGTCAGCGCCGCGAACGCGAACAGAAAATCGGCCCACCCCACCCCAAACGCCTCGGTCCATACCCACCGCGCCACGATCGCCATGTTGAGCGTCACGCCGAACAGCGAAGCCAGCAGCAACCCCAGAACCTCCTGGCCCGTCCAGATCTGGGCCAGGCCAGGCCAGAAGCACAGAATGCCGATCCATGATCGCCTGGGCACGGTCGACTCCTCCCCGACGCCTACTATAAGTTCCACGAACGCGAGCCATCACGATTCTAGGTTCCCCGATCCAGGGAATCAAGAATCGCGACACCAAGCACGCACGCGCTCGGTGGCCGCAGCCCAGGGATGAGCTGGGTGCGGCGTCGATCTCGACCACCGCATGGCCGGGCGAGCGCTCTCTTGTGATCGACCGGTTTGAAGCCGGGGATCATCCAAATACGGATCGGGATCGTGGTTTGCGTCGAGGATGGGCGGGGCGTGCGGCGGGGGTCAGCGGAACAGCTTGTCTCGGAGTTCCTGGCCGATCATCTTCAGGCGTTGTTTATCCTGGCGTTCGAGCAGGTGGTTGACGGCCGAGCTGGGGCCGGGTTTGGGGGTGGTGAGGCTGACGGTGAGGTCGTCGACGGTCCCGCTGAGCCGGAGGGTGCTGAGGCCGTCGAGGTCGACGTCAAGGTCGGCGAGCAGTCGCCGCGCTCGGTCGGGGACGCGGTCGGCGAGTCCTTCGAGACTCATCCGATAGTCGAGCCGGCCGTCGAAATCGGTCCAGCCTGTGATCACGAGCGGGGTTTTGGCCATGTTCAGAGCGAGCCGTTTCGAGGTCACCCGCCCGTTCTTGACCGCGAAGTCCGAGTTCAGCGAGGCGACCCGGCTCCGCCGCGGGATGGCGATGTTCCGCTCGACTTCCGCCAGCAGCTCCGTCCCTTCGAGCTCGATCGGATCGATGGTGATCTGACCATGGCCGAGCAGAGTCTCTCGAAGCCGCTCGCAGGTGTCCCCCTCACCGCGGAGGTACATCTCCATGCTGAGAACGCCGCCGACCTTCGTGGAGGTCCCGGCGAGCACCGGGACGAGATACCGGAGGATCGACATGCCGTCGTCGAGCTGGACGGAGTCGGCCCGGAACTGACCCTCGAAACTCGGTCGGCCCGGCGTGCGGTCGAGCGAGCCGGTAAGCTGGAACGGCCCTTCGTTCACGTAGCCGTTCAGGTTGGCGTTGATGTTCTTTCCGTCTTCCCACAGGCCCTCGCCGTTGACCCGCTCCAGCGTCACGTGGCTGTGCGTGGGCTCGTCGACGACCTGAACCTCAGCGCCTTGCAGTCGGAACTTGAGGCTGCTCGGCCCGCAAGGCTCAGAGGCCGTCGATTGGGGCGCGGGGCTCGACGAGCGGACGAGGTCGGCCAGTTCGAGCGAGCCATCGGCGCGCCTCAACACGCGGAGCCTGGCGTTCTCGATCTCGAGGTCGGTCGCGTCGAGCTTGCCGAACAAGAGGCTCGGCAAGCTCAGGTCGAGGTGGACGTTGCCGGCTTCCAGCCAGGGGTCGGCGAGGCCGCCGGGCGCGCCGATCTTGAGGTTCACGAGATCGACGCCGCCGCCCAGGCAGATCGACAGCGACTCAAGCCCTACCGATCGGCCGCTGGCGCGTTCGATGACCGACACCAGGTGGACGCGGGCCCAGTCGGTGGGCGCCACCACGACGATCAGGCCCCAGACGAGAGCCGGAAGCAGCGCGATCCCCAGGGCAATCAGCATGAGCCGGCGGAAGCGGCGGCATTTCATCGGAATCCCTCCCGAGCGGCGGGGCGCCCGGCCTTGTTCCGGCCATCCCGGCCGGCGCGGCGACATGATCGGATGGACGAAGTCCTCGCCGATCGGCTGCGAAACATAAGCGAATAACAGATGTACTGCAAGAACACTTTGGAAATCGCCGCGGTCGAGGCCCTCTCGCTAGGGGCGCGGACAATGGGCTCGACGGCGAGCACGAGGCATCGCGTCAGCCGGGTTCGTATTGGGAGGCCGCTCACGGCTCGATGATTCTTCCTACAGCGGCGCCGACCGCGTGACGGGCGGGTCGTCGAGAAGGGCGTCGTGATCGGCGAAGATCGTCTCGGAGAGTCGATAGCAGCGATGGCCCGTCAGCGGCGGGGAGTAGACGTGGAGGCTGACGAGGTTGGTCCCTGGGGGCTCCAGGTTGGTGATCTGGCGGACGTCGCGGGCCCGCGAGACGACCACGGCGCCCGCGTGGACCCGCTGCGACCGCGACGGAGCCAGCCGATCGCAGGCGGTCGCCATGAAGGCGATCTCGGTCGCGACCCCCTCGACGACCAGAACACCGCTCGTCGAGCCGCCGTGATCGTGGATCGGACTCCCCTGCCCCGGCCGCCAGCAGAGGACCAGGACCTCGTATTGGTCGCCGGCGTGAATCCGCGTCCGCTGGTAGGTTCGCTCATGAAAATGAACGCAGTCCCAGAGCGCGTCGCGGTCGATCCGAAGGCTTCGGAGGCCGTCGCGAATCCAATCTTCCGGGATCGGGCCGGCGAGCCGATCCCAGGTCTTCAAAAGCGCGTGCAGGCCCGTCCGCCCCTCGGCCAGGACCGTCGCGGGTCGACCGACGCGTTCGGGCTCGCGTTCGCGTTCCTCGTGTTCCGGCGAATCGGGCGGGGCGTCGAAAGTCCGCACAATCCGAGGACGGAACCAGCTCGGCGCATGCCCGGTTTGAAAATTATGCCGCGTGCTCACGCCGTCAACCCTCCGTGGTCCCGCATGGTCGGCACACCTTATGTCCGTCAAGTCGCTCGGTCAAGCCGAAAGGCGGGGCTCGCCCAGATCCTCGGAATCGGTGCGGTTGGGCTCCGGCTCCTTGAAAAGCCCGGCCCGACGCTTTGAAATGGAACCCAGGCGAACGACCGCGGCGCTTCGTTGCGGTCCGGCCGGCCCGGGCGATCATGCACACCTGGCCGACGGCGGCCCGTGGGAGGAATATCTCGTGCTTGAATCAGCGCGCGTTGATCGAATACTCGGCGGCGTCCTGGCGGCCGGGCTGGTGTTCGGGCTGGCTTCGGCTCGGGCCGACGTCTTGCCGGTCGTGACCGACGTCGAGTTCCAACCGCTGAGCGCCCAGGTCCGCCGCGTCGTCCAGACGCTCGACCAGCTCGGCCAGCCGCTCACGCCCCAATCCAAGGAGAGGCTCAACAACGCCGTCGACTCGGCCGACGCGGCCGCCGCCGTCAAGGTGTTCCAGGAAGTCCTCGACCCCCACTGCCTGATCGGGGTCGAGATCAACGCCGAGAGCCGGGTCAAGGCCGCGCTCGGCCCGGCCGCGCCGAGGCTCTTGCAGAACGGCTGGTGCGTGTTCCTCGTCAAGGTGCACAACGAAGCCGGCGTGACGGCCGAGCTGGTCGCCGACAGCCCGAACGCCCGGCCGGTTTACAAGCAATCGACCAACGGCGCCGAGCCCAAGGCCACGGTCAGCGCGGCCGACGTCGTGCAGCGATGGTGCGACGTCTCGATGTTTCGCGACCGTCCGCTTACCCGAACCCTCTCCGGCCTGGCCCTCGAATACCGGGTCGTCCAGATCTACAGTCGGGACGCCGGCAAGCGCGAGGCCAAGATCACCTTCGACGTCGGCCAGGGGACGCAGGATCTCGGGTTCCGGAGCGACGTCGACATCCTGTTCACGTCCGAGCCGGCCGTCGACGTCACGCTCGACGTCCGCGACGAGGAGGGCAATCCCACGACGGCCTCGTTCATCATTCGCGACCGGCTGGGCCGGGTCTATCCGTCACAGAGCCGTCGCCTGGCGCCTGACTTCTTCTTCCATCCCCAGATCTACCGGCAGACCGGTGAAACCGTGCCGCTGTCGGCGGGCGAATTCCGGGTCGAATTCACTAGAGGGCCCGAGTATCTGGTTCAAACCCGGACGATCACCGTGCCGCGCGCGAAGGCTCACAAGGAGTCGTTCAAGCTCGAGCGCTGGATTCACATGGCGGCGATGAACTGGTTCTCGGGCGACCACCACGTCCACGCGGCCGGCTGCGCCCACTATGAGAGCCCGACCGAGGGAGTGAAGCCCGAGGATATGTGGCGGCAGATCCTCGGCGAAGACCTTGACGTCGGCTGCGTGCTGAGTTGGGGGCCGTGCTGGTACGCCCAGAAGCAGTTCTTCGACGGCAAGCTCCACCCGCTCTCGACGCCGAACAACCTGATGCGCTACGACGTCGAGGTTTCGGGCTTTCCGTCGTCGCACGCCGGCCACCTCTGCCTGCTGCGGCTGAAGGAGGACGACTACCCCGGCACGACGCGGATCGAGGAGTGGCCGAGCTGGGATTTGCCGGTCCTGAAGTGGGGCAAATCGCAGGGTGCCGTCGTCGGGTTCTCGCACACCGGCTGGGGCTTGAAGACGTCGACGGACGAGATCCCTACATATGAGATCCCGCCGTTCGACGGCATCGGCGGCAACGAGTACATCGTCGACGTCGTCCACGACGCGGTCGATTTCCTGTCGACGGTCGACACCCCCGCCCCCTGGGAACTCAACATCTGGTATCACACGCTCAACTGCGGGTTCCGGACGAAAATCAGCGGCGAAACCGACTTCCCGTGCATCTACGGCGAGCGCGTGGGACTGGGCCGGGTGTACGTCAAACTTCCCGACGGCAAGCTCGACTTCGACCGCTGGTGCCAGGGCCTGAAGGACGGTCGATCGTACGTCGGCGACGGCCGTAGCCACCTGATCGATTTCACGGTCGACGACCGCGCCATGGGCGAAGAAGGCAGCGAGCTGAAGCTGCCGGCGCCCGGGACCGTCAAGGCGCGCGTCAAGGCGGCGGCCTTCCTCGATCCCAAGCCTTCCGAAGCGGCGAAGATCGTCCGCAAGCGTGGGCTCGACGAGAAGCCGTACTGGGACCTCGAACGCGCCCGGATCGGCGACTCGCGCAAGGTCGCCGTCGAGATGATCGTCAACGGCCTCCCCGTCGCCCGCCGCGAGATCGAGGCCGACGGCACGATCCAGCCGCTCGAATTCGACGTGCCGATCAAGGCGTCGAGCTGGGTCGCCTTCCGCATCCTCCTGTCGTCGCACACCAACCCGGTCTTCGTGGTCGTCGGCGACAAGCCGATCCGCGCGTCGCGGAAATCGGCCGAGTGGTGCCTGAAATCGGTCGACCAGTGCTGGTCGCAGAAAGAGCCGGCCATCCGCGCGTCGGAGAAGGACGACGCCCGCAAAGCGTACGACGTCGCCCGCGCGGCTTACCGGAAGATCATCGACGAATCGCCAAAGGAATGAATAAGGAAGAAGCTTGATGGGCGGGACAGGACACGATCGGAATCTGGCGGACGCTTTCGACGGCCAGGCGGCGGACTTCGAACGCGCGCCGGTGCAGAGCGATCCGGCGGCGCTGAAGCGGCTTGTGCAGGAGGCCGCGTTTCCCGACGGGGCGCGCATCCTCGACGCCGGCTGCGGGCCGGGGCTCGTCAGCGCGGCGTTTCTTGAAGCGGGATATCGGGTCGAGGGGGTCGACCTTTCGAACGAGATGATCGAGCGGGCGCGGAAGCGTTGCGCGTTCGCCGGCGATCGGGCGCGGTTCCGTCAAGCGTCGATCTTCGAGCCCGGCATCGAGGCCCTCGCCCCCTTCGACGGCGCCGTCTCCCGCTACGTGATCCACCACATGCTCGATCCCGAGAGGTTCCTCGAACGCCAGGTCGAGTTGCTCAAGCCCGGGGGCGTGCTCGTCGCCTGCGATCACGTCACGTCGCCGTCGCCCGAGGCCGCCGAGATCCATCGGCGACTGGAAGTCGGACGAGATCGGACCCACACCAATAACCTGAGCAGCGGCCGGATCGTCGACCTGTTCGCGGCGGCCGGACTGGTCGATGTGAGCCTCCGCGAGGAAGCGTTCACGCTCGATTTCGACGAGTGGTTCGACCGAGGCACTCCGACCGAAACCAAAGCCGACTTCCGCGCGAGCCTGGTCGCAGGCGTCAACGTCCGGGGCTTCACGACGAAGCGGCTTGACGATCAGTCGATTCAAATTCTCTGTATCCGGGCGATCGTGCGAGGCGTCAAACCCGGGCCGACGTGACGCGCCGAGCGGGTGCGGAGGCGAGCCGCTCGGCGTCGGCGAGGTCGGGCTCGACGAAGCTCTCCGCCGCCGCCCGGAACAAGGCTTCGTACTGGTCGACGAACCATGGATGCGCCGGAAGTCCTTGGAGCACCCACGACGACTGCGCGGCGAGTTCGCCGCGGCGCTCGTCGTCCCGGATCAGGTCCGAGAGCCGGTTCGCGAGGCCGTCATGGTCGCCGGGCTCGTAGTAGAGTGCGTTGATCTGATCACGAACTTGCTCGGCGATCCCGAACACCGGCGTCGTGACCAGCGGCAGGCCGCACGCCATCGCTTCGAGCACCACGCGAGGGTAACTCTCGATCCGCGAGGTGCAGCAAAACACGTCGGCCGCCAGCCAGAATCGCGCGGTGTCGCCCGACTCGGGAAAGATCGTGAACCGGTCCCGGCGGTCGGCGGGGAGTTCAGCCGCCCTCCGCCCGAGGTCGCGGCTGTAGGCCAGACCGTCGCGGGCCCCCACGACGACGCAGCGCGCTCGACCGGCCGCGTCGACCGGCAGCCTCCGGAACGCTTCGAGCAAATCGTGCTGGCCCTTCCGCTCGCAGACCGTCCCCAGCGACAGGATGCAGACTTCGCCATCGGCGAGCCCCAGCGCGCGACGCGCCTCGGCGCGATCGATTCCATCGAACCTGGCTCGAAACCGGTCCAGATCCAGTGGGGTGGGAACCCGCTCGAAATTCGCGTGCGAGTCAAGGTCTTTCCACAAATCCAGCGATCCCCGCGACGCGAACACAACGCGGTACGGCGTCGCCAGCGATCCGAGGGCCGCGTGGGCGACCGGCGCGGGGAAGTCGCTGAAGTACGTCTTCCACGGCTCGCTTTCGTGCACGCTCCAGACCGAGGGAACGCCCGCACGGCGCGCGGCCAGGATCGCCCAGAACGTCTGGAGCGTGTTCGCGTGC contains:
- a CDS encoding AsmA-like C-terminal region-containing protein → MKCRRFRRLMLIALGIALLPALVWGLIVVVAPTDWARVHLVSVIERASGRSVGLESLSICLGGGVDLVNLKIGAPGGLADPWLEAGNVHLDLSLPSLLFGKLDATDLEIENARLRVLRRADGSLELADLVRSSSPAPQSTASEPCGPSSLKFRLQGAEVQVVDEPTHSHVTLERVNGEGLWEDGKNINANLNGYVNEGPFQLTGSLDRTPGRPSFEGQFRADSVQLDDGMSILRYLVPVLAGTSTKVGGVLSMEMYLRGEGDTCERLRETLLGHGQITIDPIELEGTELLAEVERNIAIPRRSRVASLNSDFAVKNGRVTSKRLALNMAKTPLVITGWTDFDGRLDYRMSLEGLADRVPDRARRLLADLDVDLDGLSTLRLSGTVDDLTVSLTTPKPGPSSAVNHLLERQDKQRLKMIGQELRDKLFR
- a CDS encoding cysteine dioxygenase produces the protein MSTRHNFQTGHAPSWFRPRIVRTFDAPPDSPEHEEREREPERVGRPATVLAEGRTGLHALLKTWDRLAGPIPEDWIRDGLRSLRIDRDALWDCVHFHERTYQRTRIHAGDQYEVLVLCWRPGQGSPIHDHGGSTSGVLVVEGVATEIAFMATACDRLAPSRSQRVHAGAVVVSRARDVRQITNLEPPGTNLVSLHVYSPPLTGHRCYRLSETIFADHDALLDDPPVTRSAPL
- a CDS encoding tetratricopeptide repeat protein — translated: MPRRSWIGILCFWPGLAQIWTGQEVLGLLLASLFGVTLNMAIVARWVWTEAFGVGWADFLFAFAALTWSASFAYTVWWVWLCHPDRHRREIDRLFHEAMEEYLQGRWNESRKRIERILAMDDSDADALMQLGTILVRTQQFGPARRAFRQCLEQDGGSKWRWEVETALARLDRP
- a CDS encoding CehA/McbA family metallohydrolase, translated to MEPRRTTAALRCGPAGPGDHAHLADGGPWEEYLVLESARVDRILGGVLAAGLVFGLASARADVLPVVTDVEFQPLSAQVRRVVQTLDQLGQPLTPQSKERLNNAVDSADAAAAVKVFQEVLDPHCLIGVEINAESRVKAALGPAAPRLLQNGWCVFLVKVHNEAGVTAELVADSPNARPVYKQSTNGAEPKATVSAADVVQRWCDVSMFRDRPLTRTLSGLALEYRVVQIYSRDAGKREAKITFDVGQGTQDLGFRSDVDILFTSEPAVDVTLDVRDEEGNPTTASFIIRDRLGRVYPSQSRRLAPDFFFHPQIYRQTGETVPLSAGEFRVEFTRGPEYLVQTRTITVPRAKAHKESFKLERWIHMAAMNWFSGDHHVHAAGCAHYESPTEGVKPEDMWRQILGEDLDVGCVLSWGPCWYAQKQFFDGKLHPLSTPNNLMRYDVEVSGFPSSHAGHLCLLRLKEDDYPGTTRIEEWPSWDLPVLKWGKSQGAVVGFSHTGWGLKTSTDEIPTYEIPPFDGIGGNEYIVDVVHDAVDFLSTVDTPAPWELNIWYHTLNCGFRTKISGETDFPCIYGERVGLGRVYVKLPDGKLDFDRWCQGLKDGRSYVGDGRSHLIDFTVDDRAMGEEGSELKLPAPGTVKARVKAAAFLDPKPSEAAKIVRKRGLDEKPYWDLERARIGDSRKVAVEMIVNGLPVARREIEADGTIQPLEFDVPIKASSWVAFRILLSSHTNPVFVVVGDKPIRASRKSAEWCLKSVDQCWSQKEPAIRASEKDDARKAYDVARAAYRKIIDESPKE
- a CDS encoding class I SAM-dependent methyltransferase; its protein translation is MGGTGHDRNLADAFDGQAADFERAPVQSDPAALKRLVQEAAFPDGARILDAGCGPGLVSAAFLEAGYRVEGVDLSNEMIERARKRCAFAGDRARFRQASIFEPGIEALAPFDGAVSRYVIHHMLDPERFLERQVELLKPGGVLVACDHVTSPSPEAAEIHRRLEVGRDRTHTNNLSSGRIVDLFAAAGLVDVSLREEAFTLDFDEWFDRGTPTETKADFRASLVAGVNVRGFTTKRLDDQSIQILCIRAIVRGVKPGPT